The following coding sequences lie in one Mycobacterium sp. Z3061 genomic window:
- a CDS encoding sulfatase-like hydrolase/transferase yields MSDRPDIVIVMTDEERAVPPYESDELLAWRQQTLAGRRWFDEHGVNFTRHYTGSLACVPSRPTIFTGQYPDLHGVTQTDGIGKRFDDSRLRWLRAGEVPTLGNWFRAAGYDTHYDGKWHISHADLEDPATGGSLATNDDDGVVDQAAVQRYLDADRLDAYGFSGWVGPEPHGAGNANSGYRRDPLIADRVVAWLEDRYARRRAGDAAAQRPFLLVASFVNPHDIVLFPAWVRRSPIQPSPLDPPQVPPPPTADEDLSTKPAAQIAFREAYYSGYGPSPAISRSYKRNTQRYRDLYYRLHAEVDTPIDRVRRAVTDGGSDNAVLVRTSDHGDLLGAHGGLHQKWFNLYDEATRVPFVIARIGANATGARSVAAPTSHVDLVPTLLGAAGVDVEAVAKQLAESFSEVHPLPGRDLMPVVDGAPADEDRAVYLMTRDNVLEGDTGASALSRQLGRDVNPPAPLRIKLPAHVASNFEGLVVRVSDEDGGSGHLWKLVRTFDDPATWTEPGVRHLAANGIGGEVYRTDPIDDQWELYDLTADPVEAQNRWSDPDLHELRQHLRMQLKQARASSVPERNQPWPYVNRQPPTGESEGLVRRVLGRFK; encoded by the coding sequence ATGTCTGACCGCCCCGACATCGTCATCGTGATGACCGACGAAGAGCGGGCGGTGCCGCCGTACGAGTCGGACGAACTCCTGGCCTGGCGACAGCAGACACTGGCCGGCCGGCGCTGGTTCGACGAGCACGGCGTGAACTTCACCCGGCACTACACCGGCTCGCTGGCCTGCGTGCCGAGCCGTCCGACAATCTTCACCGGCCAGTACCCCGACCTGCACGGGGTCACCCAGACCGACGGCATCGGCAAGCGTTTCGACGACTCGCGGCTGCGCTGGCTGCGCGCCGGCGAGGTGCCGACGCTGGGCAACTGGTTCCGCGCGGCGGGATACGACACCCACTACGACGGCAAGTGGCACATCTCGCACGCCGACCTCGAGGACCCGGCGACCGGCGGGTCGCTGGCGACCAACGACGACGACGGCGTCGTCGACCAGGCAGCGGTTCAGCGCTATCTCGACGCCGACCGGCTCGACGCCTACGGCTTCTCGGGCTGGGTTGGACCCGAACCGCACGGCGCCGGGAACGCCAACAGCGGCTACCGCCGCGACCCGCTGATCGCCGATCGGGTGGTTGCCTGGCTGGAAGACCGCTACGCCCGCCGGCGTGCCGGCGACGCGGCCGCCCAACGCCCGTTCTTGCTGGTGGCCAGCTTCGTCAACCCACACGACATCGTGTTGTTCCCGGCCTGGGTGCGGCGCAGCCCGATCCAGCCCTCCCCGCTGGACCCGCCGCAGGTGCCGCCGCCGCCCACCGCGGATGAGGATCTGTCCACCAAGCCGGCCGCGCAGATCGCCTTCCGCGAGGCCTACTACTCCGGGTACGGTCCGTCACCGGCCATCAGCCGTTCCTACAAGCGCAACACCCAGCGCTACCGCGACCTGTACTACCGGCTGCACGCCGAGGTGGACACACCGATCGACCGGGTCCGTCGGGCGGTCACCGACGGCGGCTCCGACAATGCGGTGCTGGTGCGCACCTCCGACCACGGTGACCTGCTCGGAGCCCACGGCGGGCTGCACCAGAAGTGGTTCAACCTCTACGACGAGGCCACCCGGGTGCCGTTCGTGATCGCCCGCATCGGTGCGAACGCGACCGGGGCTCGCAGCGTGGCGGCGCCGACGTCGCACGTCGACCTGGTGCCGACGCTGCTGGGCGCGGCCGGCGTCGACGTCGAAGCGGTGGCGAAACAACTAGCCGAGTCATTCTCCGAGGTGCACCCGCTGCCCGGCCGCGACCTGATGCCGGTCGTCGACGGCGCGCCCGCCGACGAGGACCGCGCCGTCTACCTGATGACCCGCGACAATGTGCTCGAAGGCGACACCGGCGCTTCCGCGCTGTCCCGCCAACTGGGCCGCGACGTGAATCCGCCTGCGCCGCTTCGCATCAAGCTTCCGGCGCACGTGGCTTCCAACTTTGAGGGCCTGGTCGTGCGGGTATCGGACGAGGACGGCGGGTCGGGGCATTTGTGGAAGCTGGTTCGCACCTTCGACGATCCGGCCACCTGGACCGAACCCGGTGTGCGGCATCTCGCGGCCAACGGGATCGGTGGCGAGGTCTACCGCACCGACCCGATCGACGACCAGTGGGAGCTTTACGACCTGACCGCCGATCCCGTTGAGGCACAAAACCGTTGGTCCGACCCCGACCTGCACGAGTTGCGGCAGCACCTGCGGATGCAGCTCAAGCAGGCCCGGGCGTCGTCGGTGCCTGAGCGCAATCAGCCGTGGCCGTACGTCAACCGGCAGCCTCCGACTGGTGAGTCCGAGGGTCTGGTGCGCCGGGTGCTGGGGCGCTTCAAGTAG
- a CDS encoding SRPBCC family protein: MVLDGGVGDISRSRTIAAQPQAIWDVLADFGALSSWADGVDHSCILNHGPDGGPLGTTRRVQVGPNTLVERITDFDPPVTLAYDIQGLPARLRRVANRWTLRPVGAQTAVALISTVEVGTGRPARMAEWVALRVLAKQSDALLAGLAQRMENAHV, translated from the coding sequence ATGGTGTTGGATGGCGGGGTGGGAGATATCAGCCGCAGTCGGACCATAGCGGCGCAGCCGCAGGCGATTTGGGATGTCCTCGCCGACTTCGGAGCGCTGAGTTCCTGGGCGGACGGCGTCGACCACTCGTGCATCCTCAACCACGGGCCGGACGGCGGGCCGCTGGGCACCACCCGCCGGGTTCAGGTGGGGCCGAACACCTTGGTGGAGCGGATCACCGACTTCGATCCGCCCGTGACCCTCGCCTACGACATCCAAGGACTGCCGGCCCGGTTGCGCCGGGTCGCCAACCGCTGGACGCTGCGCCCGGTGGGGGCCCAGACCGCCGTCGCCCTGATCAGCACGGTCGAGGTCGGGACCGGTCGGCCGGCCCGCATGGCCGAATGGGTGGCGCTGCGGGTCCTGGCCAAGCAGTCCGATGCGCTGCTGGCCGGCCTGGCACAACGAATGGAGAACGCGCATGTCTGA